AATTAACGAACTAAAAATAGATCAATTTTTTGTAATGAATTTAATGACCGACACCCAAAGCCAAACGTTATGCCGAAGTATGATCAATTTGAGCAAAGATCTAAACATCATTAGTGTCGCAGAAGGCATTGAATCAGAAGGCATTTTGAACATGCTACGCCAGTGGCATTGCCAAGTTGGTCAGGGTTTTCACCTTTATCGCCCAATGTCGACGCTTCAATACCTCACTCTTTTAGAAGAAAAGGATCAACCTTTGTCACCATCAATAAATCGTGCATAATGCAGTAAGTCATTCATTCATCTTGTAAAACATGGTTAAGATCTATCATCACATGAGCCTAATAGACGATTATCAGTTGCTGGAAATTCCAACCAATGCCAGCGAGCAGGAAGCAAAAACCGCATTTAGGCGTTTAGCAAGACGTTATCATCCAGATAAAAACCCCGATACAGACACCACAGAACTCTTCCAGAGTCTTCAGGCTGCTTACGAAAACGTTATCAATGCGATACGCCAAGGTGCGCAAGTAAACGATTGGAAACCCTTTAGTTTCACAAAAGAAAATACACAAAGTACTAAAGCAAACAATCGCTATACACATTCCTCAACGGCCACAGATAAAGAACAAGAAGCCTTTGTAAAGGAACGACAGCGCGCATACGAAGAAATGAAACGTAATAATGCCCATCAGGAAAAAACACGTAACGATGCCATCAAAGCAGCTCGAAATACTCTTAACGAAAAACGTGTCAAAGCCCTTTATGAAGAAGCGTATAAAGCCTCAAAAAACTTTACGTCTCAAGGCTATCACTACACCGACACCCCAAATGAAGGCCAGCCTGATATTCCACCTTATCAGTCCTTTGTTGACGATGATGAAGAATACACACAAAGACACTACGAGAAGCCCTACGAACAAGAGCCGATTAGCCAACCAATCCGTCTTGATGCTGCGAAAGCGGCCTTTCGTGCAGCCACTTATATCGCTTTCTTTGCGGCCGGTATTTACAGCACGCTTTATTGGCAATCATTCCAACAAGAGCCTGTCGTGAACACGCAGAAAAGTGACTATATCAGCGGTTTATACCCACAGTTTCGAAGTGGCCTTAGCTACACATTAGCCAAGACAACGCTCTACGCAGAACCCGACTTATCAAGTGCCATTTTACAAAGCATCCCAATTAAATCCGACCTACAAAGTATTAAAGTGCAAGGTGATTGGCTAACGGTTCGATATCAAGGAAAAAACGGTTGGGTGCAAGCAA
The Marinomonas maritima DNA segment above includes these coding regions:
- a CDS encoding J domain-containing protein, which translates into the protein MSLIDDYQLLEIPTNASEQEAKTAFRRLARRYHPDKNPDTDTTELFQSLQAAYENVINAIRQGAQVNDWKPFSFTKENTQSTKANNRYTHSSTATDKEQEAFVKERQRAYEEMKRNNAHQEKTRNDAIKAARNTLNEKRVKALYEEAYKASKNFTSQGYHYTDTPNEGQPDIPPYQSFVDDDEEYTQRHYEKPYEQEPISQPIRLDAAKAAFRAATYIAFFAAGIYSTLYWQSFQQEPVVNTQKSDYISGLYPQFRSGLSYTLAKTTLYAEPDLSSAILQSIPIKSDLQSIKVQGDWLTVRYQGKNGWVQAKNVGYGGAQEAVQTGCFGQPGAAPRHGELIGQADGNSRLRILNQLAEHSMITFESYDGQAPFSIYLYAKQAYAANFIPRGRYRLVLETGSLYHHACNKFLFNDTTKVILDNVDFASTEQSLALKP